The Candidatus Omnitrophota bacterium genomic sequence TTTTCCGATTAGCGCAATGAACCCGCTTGTCTCTACAGCCAAAGACGACAAAATCGTTGGAAACCGCTGCGGAGGAAAAATAGGGGAATTCCCGATCCATGTATTCCCATGCGATTTCGCGCTTCAAAACATCGACGCAAATAAATTTGCTTCCATAGTGGCCGACATACGCCCGTCGTCCATCGAAAGCAATGGAAGCCGCGATATAGGCGCCTGTGTCAAAAACCGAAGCGGGTTTTCCATCCGTCAAGGAAACGCAATGAATGCAGGCGTCGCATCCGCCCACAATAGCCCAATCGTCATAAACGGCTGGCGAGCCATTGATATAACTTCCCGATTCGTAGCGCCATCGTTCTTTTCCCGAGACGGCGTCGAGCGCATAAAGCCTCCCATCATAACTGCCGGCAAGAATGAGCGGATTCTCATCGGTAGCCATCTTCGCCCAATTGGCAGAACCAACGATTTTGTCGATGGTTTCGAATTTCCAGTTCATGGCGCCATTTTTTTTATCGATGGAGTAAAAGAAGCCGTCCGTCGAACCGGCATAAATCGAGTCGTTAAGAATCATGGGAGACGCTTCCACCGGGCCGTCTGTTTGAAACGACCAGATTTTCTCGCCATTGTTGATATTAAGGGCATAAATTTTCCCATCTCCAGAACCGATATAGGCGGTTCCATCCGAGACGG encodes the following:
- a CDS encoding PQQ-binding-like beta-propeller repeat protein, with translation MNRIHWYLGAALVMAFLCNAGFSSNEASSSNQDWPMYRGGQQQLGVCNGTLPAELELAWKFKTDGPIASSAAVSDGTAYIGSGDGKIYALNINNGEKIWSFQTDGPVEASPMILNDSIYAGSTDGFFYSIDKKNGAMNWKFETIDKIVGSANWAKMATDENPLILAGSYDGRLYALDAVSGKERWRYESGSYINGSPAVYDDWAIVGGCDACIHCVSLTDGKPASVFDTGAYIAASIAFDGRRAYVGHYGSKFICVDVLKREIAWEYMDREFPYFSSAAVSNDFVVFGCRDKRVHCANRKTGERIWIFPTKGQVDSSPVICGGDVFVGSEDGRFYRLRLSDGEMTWSYEIGSAIIGSPAIASHKIIVGADDGFVYAFGK